One Actinomadura viridis genomic region harbors:
- a CDS encoding pyridoxal-phosphate dependent enzyme → MTETGPLAPLRCPRCGRPGDPYDLTFYRGCPDCRAAGTPVNYVCEIPPERVAAGLPATRAPDAPGLWRWHEVLPVDPEYAVSLGEGGTPLLPLPRFGERIGVPRLYLKNESANPTWSHKDRLAALSVAAARAAGATTITAASTGNHGAALAAYAGRAGLRCVIFTMATVPETMKTLMLSYGAEVIAVPEGGQRYVLLAEAVEQHGWYPASNGTTPPVGSTPYGVDGYKTIAYELYEQLGGRVPDVMVLPVAYGDCMSGLRRGFADLRAAGATDQVPRLVGAEVFTALADGLAAAAEGADRLGPVRTRPTAGFSIAGTHTTHQAIHAAQDAVTVGEDDMLSVQRSLAATEGVFGEASSAAAVAAATTLARTGRIAPDETVVCLLTSSGLKDPAAGRALLPDVPVIDVNVTGAERFISGLDRREPSR, encoded by the coding sequence GTGACCGAGACAGGACCGCTCGCACCGCTGCGCTGCCCGCGCTGCGGACGCCCAGGCGACCCGTACGACCTCACGTTCTACCGAGGCTGTCCCGACTGCCGTGCGGCCGGGACACCCGTCAACTACGTGTGCGAGATCCCGCCGGAGCGCGTCGCGGCGGGGCTGCCCGCGACCCGGGCGCCGGACGCGCCGGGACTGTGGCGATGGCACGAGGTGCTTCCGGTCGACCCGGAGTACGCCGTGTCGCTGGGGGAGGGCGGGACCCCGCTGCTGCCCCTGCCGCGGTTCGGCGAGCGGATCGGCGTTCCCCGGCTCTACCTCAAGAACGAGTCCGCCAACCCCACCTGGTCGCACAAGGACCGGCTCGCCGCGCTCTCGGTCGCCGCGGCACGGGCGGCCGGGGCGACCACCATCACCGCCGCCTCCACCGGCAACCACGGCGCCGCGCTCGCCGCGTACGCCGGACGCGCCGGGCTGCGCTGCGTCATCTTCACGATGGCCACCGTCCCGGAGACCATGAAGACCCTCATGCTCTCCTACGGCGCCGAAGTGATCGCCGTCCCCGAAGGGGGGCAACGGTACGTGCTGCTCGCGGAGGCGGTCGAGCAGCACGGCTGGTACCCCGCCAGCAACGGGACCACACCCCCGGTCGGCTCCACGCCGTACGGGGTCGACGGCTACAAGACGATCGCCTACGAACTGTACGAACAGCTGGGCGGCCGGGTACCCGACGTGATGGTCCTGCCGGTCGCCTACGGCGACTGCATGTCCGGCCTGCGGCGAGGCTTCGCCGACCTGCGCGCCGCCGGCGCCACCGACCAGGTCCCGCGCCTGGTCGGGGCGGAGGTCTTCACGGCCCTGGCGGACGGCCTCGCCGCCGCCGCCGAAGGCGCCGACCGCCTGGGCCCGGTACGGACCCGTCCCACGGCGGGATTCTCCATCGCCGGAACGCACACCACCCACCAGGCGATCCACGCCGCCCAGGACGCCGTGACCGTCGGCGAGGACGACATGCTCTCCGTCCAGCGCTCCCTCGCCGCGACCGAAGGCGTCTTCGGCGAGGCCTCCTCCGCGGCCGCCGTGGCCGCCGCGACCACCCTCGCCCGCACCGGGCGCATCGCCCCGGACGAGACGGTCGTGTGCCTCCTGACCTCGTCCGGCCTGAAGGACCCGGCCGCGGGACGTGCCCTGCTGCCCGACGTACCGGTCATCGACGTGAACGTGACCGGCGCGGAACGCTTCATCTCCGGACTCGACCGAAGGGAACCCTCTCGATGA